A stretch of Desulfitobacterium dichloroeliminans LMG P-21439 DNA encodes these proteins:
- a CDS encoding O-acetylserine/cysteine exporter has translation MNKRDFAIALMIVTAWGVNFTVIKLGLHDIPSMLLAALRYLATAFPALLFIKPPAVAWRYTIGFGLTVGLGQFACLFYAIEIGMPAGVASVVLQSQAFFTFLFAALTLKEKIRSRQILGLMVGILGLYFIGGNFGARGISEIPLGGLLLTVVAAVSAGFSNIVIKLASKSSVTKGQRLDMLSLVVWSSLVPIIPMLGIALTLDTPQTLISAVQNMDIPAILAVLYIAYVATLFGNATWSELMAKYPVTQVAPISLLVPITGLITAQIVLAEYLDLWQWLGCFVILFGLVIMNFGMTPLRLLLKKR, from the coding sequence ATGAATAAACGAGATTTTGCCATCGCCCTGATGATTGTGACAGCTTGGGGTGTGAATTTTACTGTCATAAAACTAGGTCTTCATGATATTCCATCCATGCTCCTAGCCGCCTTGAGATATTTAGCCACCGCCTTTCCGGCACTCCTTTTTATTAAGCCTCCCGCCGTAGCCTGGCGTTACACAATCGGCTTTGGGTTGACCGTGGGTTTGGGCCAGTTTGCCTGCTTGTTTTACGCTATCGAAATCGGGATGCCCGCCGGTGTGGCATCCGTGGTCTTGCAATCCCAAGCCTTCTTTACGTTCTTATTCGCCGCCCTGACTCTTAAGGAAAAGATTCGGAGCCGACAAATTCTTGGTCTCATGGTAGGAATACTCGGTTTGTACTTTATCGGCGGTAATTTCGGTGCTAGAGGGATAAGCGAAATCCCTCTGGGTGGTTTACTCTTAACCGTAGTGGCCGCGGTCTCTGCGGGATTTTCCAATATTGTCATAAAATTAGCTTCTAAAAGCAGTGTCACGAAGGGCCAGAGGCTGGATATGCTAAGCTTGGTGGTCTGGTCCAGTTTAGTCCCGATCATCCCTATGTTGGGGATTGCTTTAACCTTAGATACTCCCCAGACTTTGATATCTGCTGTGCAAAACATGGATATCCCAGCAATTTTAGCCGTGCTTTATATTGCTTATGTCGCCACTTTGTTTGGCAATGCCACTTGGAGTGAACTGATGGCTAAATACCCGGTCACCCAAGTTGCCCCTATCTCCCTCCTTGTTCCCATCACGGGCTTGATTACCGCTCAAATCGTCTTAGCTGAGTATCTAGACCTATGGCAATGGCTGGGATGCTTTGTCATTCTTTTCGGTTTAGTGATTATGAATTTTGGCATGACGCCCCTGCGTTTGCTTTTAAAGAAGAGGTAA